A stretch of Mya arenaria isolate MELC-2E11 chromosome 14, ASM2691426v1 DNA encodes these proteins:
- the LOC128217321 gene encoding uncharacterized protein LOC128217321: MKTSGDRRECWLTNVTLLTGDRLILVDHNNCSLKLVVTKNNKLVSKAKLPGEPWDLCLLPGNRAAVTLPGLKKIQFVSTQGNLTLQDVVKVDGVCHGIDFCDDNLLVSFTTPGKVVLMDMKGKVKKSVDKDSSGKPLFQFPSYLTVTRESQTPPVIYVSDRGTNTITKLSISLEVLQTYQDPILIIPYGLVPVGDNQLLVCVSFSHNILLLDTLTGKITQLLGKEDGIERPHSVAYCSPKKMFFVTCWLNDRRDNFVKVFNLV; encoded by the coding sequence ATGAAGACATCAGGTGATAGAAGGGAATGCTGGCTAACCAATGTAACCCTCCTGACCGGGGACAGGCTCATACTGGTAGATCACAATAATTGCTCATTGAAGCTGGTGGTCACCAAGAATAACAAGCTGGTGTCCAAGGCAAAACTGCCAGGTGAGCCGTGGGACCTGTGTCTCCTGCCCGGGAACAGGGCAGCCGTCACTCTGCCTGGTTTGAAGAAGATACAGTTCGTATCTACTCAGGGAAATTTAACACTACAGGATGTTGTTAAAGTAGATGGAGTGTGTCATGGAATAGATTTCTGTGATGACAACTTGTTAGTGTCCTTCACCACCCCAGGTAAGGTTGTGTTGATGGACATGAAGGGAAAGGTGAAGAAGAGTGTGGACAAAGACAGCAGTGGAAAACCTTTGTTTCAGTTTCCGTCGTATCTGACAGTAACCAGAGAGAGCCAGACTCCTCCGGTCATATACGTCTCGGACAGGGGCACCAACACCATAACCAAGCTGAGCATCTCACTTGAGGTGCTCCAGACCTACCAAGACCCGATACTGATAATACCATATGGTCTGGTCCCTGTGGGGGACAACCAGCTGCTCGTGTGTGTGAGTTTCAGTCACAACATCCTGTTACTGGACACGCTTACCGGCAAGATAACCCAACTGCTGGGGAAGGAAGATGGGATAGAGAGGCCACACAGTGTGGCTTACTGTTCACCGAAGAAGATGTTTTTTGTCACCTGCTGGCTTAATGACAGACGTGATAATTTCGTAAAAGTATTCAACTTAGTATAG
- the LOC128216280 gene encoding transcription intermediary factor 1-alpha-like: MDAVPGRKAQMASGSAPDLTYCQPCAEDGKKILPEAFCPVCKEFLCSTCARVHRNQKITKTHALQDKDNMPSSFREESEDEKFTETCQRHAQEFIKYYCLNHETLLCGDCLAEKAHRSCNIERISQVAKRYKEGAEYNSLKTRLVQTASDIGKLSHDIQVIMKSVDEESLANINELQNKSELQAQDDNSNQLLIIGKRAIKELAGIQAALEDVSRRSEVARYKFYRDPVIEQIKASENAIGRLEEGEITSALGQQHRQQQTKQEQRQQDTMQQHQKQMKAVSQKGLRTTTN; this comes from the exons ATGGATGCAGTTCCCGGACGAAAGGCACAAATGGCATCTGGATCGGCTCCTGACCTCACCTACTGCCAGCCATGCGCGGAGGACGGCAAGAAAATCCTCCCTGAGGCCTTCTGTCCCGTCTGTAAGGAGTTCCTGTGTTCCACCTGCGCCCGAGTACACCGGAACCAGAAAATAACCAAAACTCACGCCCTCCAGGACAAGGACAATATGCCTTCCTCATTCCGCGAAGAGAGTGAAGATGAAAAGTTTACAGAAACATGTCAGCGTCATGCTCAAGAGTTCATAAAATATTACTGTCTTAATCATGAGACACTTCTGTGTGGAGACTGCTTGGCTGAAAAAGCTCATCGCTCATGCAATATTGAAAGGATTTCTCAAGTTGCAAAACGGTACAAGGAGGGTGCAGAATACAACAGCCTGAAAACACGGCTTGTCCAGACGGCCTCTGACATTGGCAAACTGTCACACGACATACAGGTGATCATGAAATCAGTTGACGAAGAAAGCCTTGCCAATATCAATGAGCTTC AAAATAAGTCGGAGCTACAAGCACAGGACGACAATAGCAACCAGCTATTGATAATAGGAAAACGAGCTATAAAAGAGCTGGCAGGTATCCAGGCAGCCCTGGAAGATGTGAGCAGGAGGAGTGAAGTTGCCCGATACAAGTTTTACAGGGACCCCGTAATTGAGCAGATAAAAGCTTCTGAAAATGCAATAGGACGGTTGGAAGAGGGCGAAATAACGTCGGCGTTAGGGCAACAACACCGACAACAGCAAACGAAGCAGGAACAACGGCAACAGGATACGATGCAACAACACCAAAAACAGATGAAAGCTGTTTCACAAAAAGGTTTGCGTACAACCACTAACTAA
- the LOC128216282 gene encoding uncharacterized protein LOC128216282: MRRNVTGGAAFRVRNVIADAGIMGRNVTEGAALRARNVIAVAGIIGRNVTDGAALSPRNFIAVAGIMRRNVTDGAAFRARNVIADAGITGRNGTDYAALKARNVNGGATLRASNVAGGAALRARNVTGDAELRALNVTAGAALRARNVTVDAELRARNVTGDAAIRARNVTDGAAFRACNVTDDAELRARNVTAGAALRAHNVTGDEAFRTRNVTGDAALRARNVTGGAALRSRNVTDYAALRPRNVTGGASLRARNVTGGAALRARNVTGGAALRARYVTDDAALRDRNVTAGAALRARNVTDGAALRARNITAGAALIAPNVMVVQH, translated from the coding sequence ATGCGGCGTAATGTCACTGGTGGTGCAGCATTTAGGGTTCGTAACGTCATTGCTGATGCAGGAATTATGGGGCGTAATGTCACTGAAGGTGCAGCATTAAGGGCTCGTAACGTCATTGCTGTTGCAGGAATTATTGGGCGTAATGTCACTGATGGTGCAGCATTAAGTCCTCGTAACTTCATTGCTGTTGCAGGAATTATGAGGCGTAATGTCACTGATGGTGCAGCATTTAGGGCCCGTAACGTCATTGCTGATGCAGGAATTACGGGGCGTAATGGCACTGATTATGCAGCATTAAAGGCTCGTAATGTAAATGGTGGTGCAACATTAAGGGCTAGTAATGTCGCAGGTGGTGCAGCATTAAGGGCTCGTAATGTCACTGGTGATGCAGAATTAAGGGCTCTTAATGTCACTGCTGGTGCAGCTCTAAGGGCTCGTAATGTCACTGTTGATGCAGAATTAAGGGCTCGCAATGTCACAGGTGATGCAGCAATAAGGGCTCGTAATGTCACTGATGGTGCAGCATTTAGGGCTTGTAATGTCACTGATGATGCAGAATTAAGGGCTCGGAATGTCACTGCTGGTGCAGCTCTAAGGGCTCATAATGTCACTGGTGATGAAGCATTTAGGACTCGTAATGTCACTGGTGATGCTGCATTAAGGGCTCGTAATGTCACTGGTGGTGCAGCATTAAGGTCTCGTAATGTCACTGATTACGCAGCATTAAGGCCTCGTAATGTCACTGGTGGTGCATCATTAAGAGCTCGTAATGTCACTGGTGGTGCAGCATTAAGGGCTCGAAATGTTACTGGTGGTGCAGCCTTAAGGGCTCGCTATGTCACTGATGATGCAGCATTAAGGGATCGTAATGTCACTGCTGGTGCAGCATTAAGGGCTCGTAATGTCACTGATGGTGCAGCACTGAGGGCTCGTAATATCACTGCTGGTGCCGCATTAATAGCTCCTAATGTTATGGTGGTGCAGCATTAA